A region of the Lycium barbarum isolate Lr01 chromosome 1, ASM1917538v2, whole genome shotgun sequence genome:
ctcaacgctccaatcccaataaggtactcaataaccatgcctcgagtaggtccagaaacttgcgagcttgcagtacaaaggattagaaaagaaaacaacagaatgctggcaagacgttgtagattttacatgctaaagttggccgaagaacaagcatcatcaaccagtagagaactaacatctattgaaaaaagatgtgtcttaagaaaccgcaaATATTTTTCTGacgacgatattgaggacttctattctgatgaagaTTAGGGGTTATTTAAGTTCTTTTAAATTTCTGACTCATGCGGTTAGTTTGTGTTGTaagtttatgatgaagtcatcaataagaaaaaaattagtaagtttttaatttgctttgattgtttAAAACTATTATTAATTTCTAGCAAAGTGTGTTGAACGGGTGAAAATGGAGGAAATGAAGGAGAAGAGTTTGCTGAAAAATAGCTAAGTGGGGAAGAGAAGGCGCTCCATTTTTCTCCATGGAAGTTGGTTTGAACTCTTCAGCCTTTAGGTTAAGTGTTTTTTTAGCTGAAATTGCTGTTGTCATTGCTAAAATAAgaacaagaagagaaaaaaacttacttcggggtACTTTAAAAcctctaaaacgacgatccaaacgtttagttatacttgatgtaatgagccaacattattgtacgtagaaaaatatattaagtcctatataaaatattgatatttcggggttttgaaacatgactaatctttgtccaaagtatgaaaaaaatgattttgataGGTTTAAAAAAAAAGTAGCCTTTCACGCATAGAATCTGTGCGAGAAAGGATCAAATTAAAAAAAGTTACGGTTAGACTGTGCGTGAAACCtagttatgtattttttttttttttttcttttcatactaAAAAAGTCGCGGGTTCTCGAAACCATAAGCTGATGAGGTGCGTCTACAACTGTTCATCATCTTTTCAATCTTTGTAAATTTGAACACCAGCTTTGACTATGCTAGAATAGAAACTTTGACTGAATTTGTCGTCTTTTTAAGTATTTGTCGTCTTGTGCTTCTTCTTAATCTCTTTTGTTGTGACCTTTGAATTATATTGTTTCATGAGGAAAAAAATGACTTATTACAACCTTTTGCCAGTACATTATTCTTGTCACGTCTTTACTCGTTAAGATGCCAAAATAAAATTTTCTGATAACTTTAAAGGCTCCTATGCATTTGGCCTTTATGTAAAGTACACATGCTATGCACACAGATTTTTTAGTACATGGAGTTAGTGGGAGTAAATATTTTATAGAGGTCATCAaaggcacaaaaaaaaaataaaaaaattcattgcatttttttctctctcttgtCTTCTATGAATAGTCAGCCCCAATCCCATCCTTGCTCTCTCTCTTTTTTGGGCCTCACTCTCCCCCATaaatctctctctttttctctcgcCTCCCATAGCCATCCACTTGTTACCCCACCAGGTACTAACCCATCTCTCTTTTATTCCATGTTTATATTTATAGTAATTTCatttttacatatatgtatatacatatttgTATATATGGAAGGTAGAGATCTTAGTTCTTATAAGGGTTTGTAAacattttctttaattttcagGCTTTGGATCTgttaaaaagaagaagatgaatatgTACGCTTACCAACAGAAGGCCTTGGTGGGTTGTGTTGGAGTTGGAGAAACTGACATTTCTGTCTCTAATGGTGTCGTTTGTCCTAAGCCCCGTAAGCTTGGCTTCTTTAATTCTGTTGAAGAACCTATCAAACCTTATCAGTTGCTGCAATTTAGGTATGCCTTTTTTCTTCCCAACATTAAATTTatggggttggcctggtggtaattggcttgagccttggggtgctcctttCAAGGTTTCAAGTTCGAAActcactgggtgcaaacaatttctgagggccattgggactggggtaaaaccctgaattacccgtggtgcacttgcgggaaactccttgccgagggcttGTGcaccccgggattagtcggggctcaaagagacccggacacccggtgcttaatcaaaaaaaataaaaatttatagtcttttcttttctttgtgtcCTATGTTTTATTCTCTCTGTATcttatttattgttttttttctttcttttgggttTTTTAGAAATCAAGAAATGGAGGCTTGTGATTTGAAAGCTGGAACTGGGCTGCTGGATATCATCCTCACAAAGGTGAATttttttaatcaattttttttttggttaaaagaaaaatctgatctttttcttcttttataagGGAATTCAAGATTTCAAGTAGAATCTTCTTAAttttaactccttttgcttatGTAGGTCACTGAATTTTTTTGTCATCCCTTCTTGATAGGTCATCTTGATAAGTTTAGGACACTGATTTTAATTGAATATCTGAAACTACTACAACCTGTAATTTTCTGCTTTATAAGAAGTTTTTTAAGTTAATTTGAAGGGTTTATTTCTCATGAAAGTCATCTTTCttcttgatttcaattttttCAACAAAGAAAGTGACTTTCTCAGATATTAATActaagcagtgttttaaaagaaaaataatacaAGTTGGTTTGTTTCTAGATGATCTAGTTTGTTAACCAGTTAATTCATCAAGTTGATTTGTTTATAGATGATCTAGTTTGTTAACAACTCAATTCACTTATACTGATAGCTAACAAGTTCTGATTTTTCTATTAACAGGAGAAGAATTATGAAGTTGATAAAGCCAATTTTGAGGCGGCTTCATCACCACCATTCTTTTATGGATCTCCACCAAGTAGGGCTGGGAATCCCCTGATCCAAGATGCCCAATTTGGCAACCATAATTTTGTTCCCATACTACCAATCCCAGAAAGAGCAGTGGGACCCACAACTCCACCACCCTCCTCCGCGATCGTGGGCGGAGGAGGATGCGTTCGTGTGAAGTTTGGGAACAACACAGCTCCTGTGAGGATTGAAGGCTTCAATTGTCGCGGCAGCAACAGTATCTCAGCTATGGCTTAGGTAAATCCATTGACAACATCACAAAAGAATAGATAAAAAGGAGAGATTTTTGGGGGAAAGAGGCCTACACCAAGTTGTTTAGTGTTGTATATATAGAGTGACAGAAAGAAGGTTTAAGTCCAATTTGCTGATGAGTTTTGTTCTCTAATCATTCAAATCCAGTAATTTGTGTATATTGTGACCAAGGTGATgaatgaatgttttttaagtccAAAAGAATAAAACTGTAATAGCCCCCAATGAAAGATATAAGACAAAAAGATTACTTATCTTTTCTTTGGGAGTGACTAGGGTTCCTTTTTATAGCATTTTAGAACAACATAAGAGTTGAGAGTACTTAATTGTCGCATGAAGACTCAAAGAGGATGTTCGTTGAAAGTTTGTGACTTTTATCTTCATTGTAATAGTAATCTGAATGAAAAAGATGGTCTTTCTTTAGTATTAATTTTCTATTCTTGGCCTGCTACTGCTTTGTttataatagtaataatagtgcAGTACAGATTGCTTATCTTTTCTTTTGGAGTGACTAGGGTTCCTTTTTATAGCATCTTGTAACATGAGTTGAGAGCACTTAATTGTAGCATGAAGACTCAAAGAAGGTGTTCTTTGAAAGTTTGTGACTTTTATCCTTCATTGTAATAGTAATCTGAAGGAAAAAGATGGTCTTTTCTTAGAAATTCATTCTTCTTGTATTCTACTATAGTAATTTTATATTCTTGGCTTGCTACTGCTTTGTAATAATAGACTAATAGTGCAGTACAGATGGATCAAAGCACACGTGTTTGTGAGTATTTTCAACTTTGATAATGAATCATGTTGCAATTATTCAATGTTCAATGGCCATTATTATCGCCACTACTCTGTGATTCTGTTCACAAATTTTGGACTTTTTTTAAAGGGTGTGTCATTATCTCTTTGCAATAAAGAAATGGTGGTTAATGCTCGAGGAGTGTTTGAACGAAATATTTTAGTATATTTTGTGATGGTGAAACATTGGAGACTACGTGGATTGGTTTTGCTTTCTTatgtttattttttgttcttttgcATTAGCATATGGTTATTTGATATACGTTTAGTTGAATTGTCCAATTGATCCTCCCTCAGATTAAGGAGGAAAATTAGAGGCGTGGGGTGCTATGTTTAGCAATTTGTCGTGTGCATTTAAAGAAAAGTTTGATTGCTGACTAGTTTGTCTATAGGCTAGGCTGGCTCTGCTCATGGGTTGTCCACCTCTTTGCT
Encoded here:
- the LOC132599961 gene encoding uncharacterized protein LOC132599961, whose translation is MNSQPQSHPCSLSFLGLTLPHKSLSFSLASHSHPLVTPPGFGSVKKKKMNMYAYQQKALVGCVGVGETDISVSNGVVCPKPRKLGFFNSVEEPIKPYQLLQFRNQEMEACDLKAGTGLLDIILTKEKNYEVDKANFEAASSPPFFYGSPPSRAGNPLIQDAQFGNHNFVPILPIPERAVGPTTPPPSSAIVGGGGCVRVKFGNNTAPVRIEGFNCRGSNSISAMA